From Verrucomicrobiales bacterium, the proteins below share one genomic window:
- a CDS encoding DUF433 domain-containing protein, translated as MDHNPGSSVLGLLERFIERDAARLGGVPVFRGTRVPVKSLFDHLEAGDSLDIFLEDFPGVTREQAQAVIEIAGRHLFEEAKIA; from the coding sequence ATGGATCATAACCCTGGTTCGAGCGTTCTCGGATTGTTGGAACGTTTCATCGAGCGCGATGCCGCTCGGTTGGGGGGCGTGCCTGTGTTCCGCGGCACCCGCGTGCCCGTCAAAAGTCTTTTCGACCACCTGGAGGCCGGGGACTCCCTTGACATTTTTCTTGAGGACTTTCCGGGGGTGACCCGCGAACAGGCGCAAGCCGTTATCGAGATCGCCGGGCGTCACCTGTTTGAAGAGGCGAAGATCGCGTGA